In Hamadaea flava, a genomic segment contains:
- a CDS encoding DUF4407 domain-containing protein — MGENAERGEEPETVEVPAKPEASETQKSAASETQKPEASETQKPEASETQKPEASETQKSAASETQGQQAKPERAETRERPKRRVPVPPPLNLGRRLRALAGVDEKLLAYAPQERAWYTSLGGVVLGTATIAAFSMWFAITQAVGVTSGWAVIPVLVWFFFILSVDRWLVSSRIGGEGRKRLPVLFMRIGMAVLFGIIIAEPLVLRVFQTAVEQHIRDERAAQLADLAGRLKKCNPAPTAPDAPPPAGCTSTDVLSFGQTPVATTQQLAAVRADAAELKAQVTADAKRYAELNELARRECNGTRGAGLTGRVGEGPNCHRLRGEADEYAKTHRIAANTARLGVLGQQISTLEGAAQQNQAAFEQERGRQIAARVEQARSHQGPIGLLERLGALHELAGLNITLALGIWAVRLFFILVDCMPILVKYVGGTTTYDRLVDQRLRYAEATFEHDLAHEMDERAAVLRKRRAEIDLEVLEHKAFLGDRLSAAADRLDGTRR; from the coding sequence ATGGGGGAGAACGCGGAACGCGGCGAGGAACCGGAAACTGTGGAGGTCCCGGCGAAGCCGGAAGCCTCAGAGACCCAGAAGTCGGCGGCCTCAGAGACCCAGAAGCCGGAAGCCTCAGAGACCCAGAAGCCGGAAGCCTCAGAGACCCAGAAGCCGGAAGCCTCAGAGACCCAGAAGTCGGCGGCCTCAGAGACCCAAGGGCAGCAGGCGAAGCCGGAACGCGCGGAGACCCGGGAGCGGCCGAAGCGTCGCGTACCGGTGCCGCCGCCGCTCAACCTGGGCCGGCGCCTGCGTGCACTGGCCGGAGTGGACGAGAAGCTGCTGGCGTACGCCCCGCAGGAGCGAGCCTGGTACACCTCGCTCGGCGGCGTCGTGCTGGGGACGGCGACGATCGCCGCGTTCTCGATGTGGTTCGCGATCACCCAGGCGGTCGGGGTCACCAGCGGCTGGGCCGTCATCCCGGTCCTGGTGTGGTTCTTCTTCATCCTCAGCGTCGACCGCTGGCTGGTCTCCAGCCGGATCGGCGGCGAGGGCCGCAAACGTCTGCCGGTGCTGTTCATGCGGATCGGCATGGCGGTCCTGTTCGGCATCATCATCGCCGAGCCGCTGGTGCTGCGGGTCTTCCAGACGGCCGTCGAACAGCACATCCGGGACGAGCGAGCCGCACAACTCGCCGACCTCGCCGGGCGGCTCAAGAAGTGCAACCCGGCGCCCACCGCGCCGGACGCTCCGCCGCCCGCCGGATGCACTTCGACCGACGTGCTCTCGTTCGGCCAGACCCCGGTCGCCACGACCCAGCAGCTCGCGGCCGTACGCGCGGACGCGGCCGAGCTCAAGGCGCAGGTGACCGCCGACGCCAAGCGGTACGCCGAGCTGAACGAGCTGGCCCGCCGGGAGTGCAACGGGACGAGGGGCGCCGGGCTCACCGGCCGGGTCGGCGAGGGGCCGAACTGCCACCGGCTGCGCGGCGAAGCCGACGAGTACGCCAAGACGCACCGCATCGCGGCGAACACCGCCCGGCTCGGCGTACTCGGCCAGCAGATCTCCACATTAGAAGGTGCGGCCCAGCAGAATCAGGCGGCGTTCGAGCAGGAGCGCGGTCGGCAGATCGCGGCGCGAGTGGAGCAGGCCCGCAGCCACCAGGGTCCGATCGGTCTGCTGGAACGGCTGGGTGCGCTGCACGAGCTGGCGGGGCTGAACATCACGCTGGCCTTGGGGATCTGGGCGGTACGCCTGTTCTTCATCTTGGTGGACTGCATGCCGATCCTCGTGAAGTACGTCGGCGGCACCACGACCTACGACCGCCTCGTCGACCAGCGACTCCGGTACGCCGAAGCCACCTTCGAGCACGATCTGGCCCACGAGATGGACGAACGGGCCGCCGTGCTGCGCAAACGCCGAGCCGAGATCGACCTCGAAGTGCTGGAGCACAAGGCATTCCTCGGCGACCGGCTGAGCGCAGCCGCCGACCGCCTCGACGGCACCCGCCGTTGA
- the dapE gene encoding succinyl-diaminopimelate desuccinylase has product MADVLTSEVLADPVALTRALVDIESVSGNEKEIADAVEAALRTCAHLTVERVGHTVVARTQLGRSSRVVLAGHLDTVPIAGNFPSHPSMTAEGVELMWGCGTSDMKSGTAIALHLAITVTEPKFDVTYLFYEAEEVEAVRNGLFILSQQRPELLAADFAILLEPTYGVVEAGCQGTMRVIVSSEGKRAHSARSWLGVNAIHAAGEILARLSAYRAREVEIDGCLYREGLNAVAITGGVAGNVVPDRCEIEVNYRFAPSRSVNEALEHLVDVFHGFDVKLTDSAPGALPGLTLPPAAAFIAATGTTPAAKLGWTDVARFSALGVPALNFGPGDPNLAHKVDEHVEIVKIVESATTLRTWLSR; this is encoded by the coding sequence ATGGCTGACGTTCTTACTTCAGAGGTGCTCGCCGACCCCGTGGCGTTGACCCGCGCGCTGGTCGACATCGAGTCCGTCTCGGGGAACGAGAAGGAGATCGCCGACGCGGTCGAGGCAGCCCTCCGTACGTGCGCCCACCTGACCGTGGAGCGGGTCGGCCACACCGTCGTCGCGCGTACGCAGCTGGGCCGGTCGTCGCGGGTGGTGCTGGCCGGACACCTCGACACCGTGCCGATCGCGGGCAACTTCCCGTCGCACCCGTCCATGACCGCCGAGGGCGTCGAGCTGATGTGGGGCTGCGGGACCTCGGACATGAAGAGCGGCACAGCCATCGCCCTGCATCTGGCGATCACCGTCACCGAGCCGAAGTTCGACGTCACCTACCTCTTCTACGAGGCCGAAGAGGTCGAAGCCGTCCGGAACGGCCTGTTCATCCTCTCGCAGCAACGCCCGGAGCTGCTGGCCGCCGACTTCGCGATCCTGCTGGAACCCACCTACGGCGTCGTCGAGGCAGGCTGCCAGGGCACCATGCGTGTGATCGTCAGCTCCGAAGGCAAGCGCGCGCACTCGGCCCGGTCGTGGCTCGGCGTCAACGCCATCCACGCCGCCGGGGAGATCCTCGCGCGGCTGTCCGCGTACCGGGCGCGGGAAGTCGAAATCGACGGGTGCCTCTATCGGGAGGGCCTCAACGCGGTCGCCATCACCGGCGGCGTGGCCGGCAACGTCGTCCCCGACCGCTGTGAGATCGAGGTCAACTACCGGTTCGCCCCGTCGCGGTCAGTCAACGAGGCCCTGGAACACCTGGTCGACGTCTTCCACGGCTTCGACGTGAAGCTGACCGACTCCGCCCCCGGCGCCCTGCCCGGCCTCACCCTGCCGCCCGCGGCCGCGTTCATCGCCGCGACCGGCACCACACCCGCCGCCAAACTCGGCTGGACCGACGTGGCCCGGTTCTCCGCGCTGGGCGTACCGGCGCTGAACTTCGGGCCGGGCGACCCGAACCTCGCCCACAAGGTGGACGAACACGTCGAGATCGTGAAGATCGTCGAATCCGCCACCACCCTCCGCACCTGGCTCTCCCGCTAA
- a CDS encoding DUF3152 domain-containing protein: MTDKSRALALALFALVLLAFLGYAAGRARNPESASGVPVVEKSRSAAAPVVTVAARQTSGGPKSGTGKFVIAPGDGPVVGRGLVHAYQVAVETGAGLAAADFATAVEATLADPRSWTARGRWGFRRVGPGEPHHFVVKLATPATVDKICGAAGIQTSGEVSCRAGGNVVINLRRWLLAIPPYAGRLRDYQHLVVNHEVGHFLGFGHAGCPGRGRPAPAMMPQYYGLDGCVPNAWPYPQSR, from the coding sequence GTGACTGACAAGTCCCGCGCGCTGGCTCTCGCCCTGTTCGCGCTGGTCCTTCTCGCATTCCTCGGGTACGCCGCCGGCCGCGCCCGGAATCCGGAAAGTGCGTCTGGCGTACCCGTGGTGGAGAAGAGCCGGTCTGCCGCGGCGCCGGTGGTGACCGTGGCGGCCCGCCAGACCTCGGGTGGGCCGAAGAGCGGGACCGGGAAGTTCGTGATCGCGCCGGGCGACGGTCCGGTGGTGGGCCGTGGCCTCGTGCACGCCTACCAGGTCGCGGTCGAGACCGGTGCGGGGCTGGCCGCCGCCGATTTCGCGACCGCGGTCGAGGCGACGTTAGCCGATCCGCGGAGCTGGACCGCCCGCGGCCGCTGGGGTTTCCGGCGGGTCGGGCCGGGCGAGCCGCACCATTTCGTGGTGAAGCTGGCGACGCCCGCGACGGTCGACAAGATCTGCGGCGCGGCCGGCATCCAGACGAGCGGCGAGGTCTCCTGCCGAGCCGGCGGCAATGTGGTGATCAACCTGCGCCGCTGGTTGCTTGCGATCCCCCCGTACGCCGGCCGTCTCCGGGACTATCAGCACCTCGTGGTCAACCATGAGGTCGGCCACTTTCTCGGGTTCGGGCACGCGGGCTGTCCCGGCCGGGGCCGACCGGCGCCAGCGATGATGCCGCAGTACTACGGCCTGGACGGGTGCGTCCCGAACGCCTGGCCGTACCCGCAGTCGCGCTGA
- a CDS encoding TIGR00730 family Rossman fold protein: protein MSNRERHSGAVTLRGSVTRSSTADQALLDSRGRPDWKTKDAWRTLRILSEFVEGFETMADLPPSVSVFGSARSAENSAECRLGYELGGALARAGYAVITGGGPGVMEAANKGVAEAGGLSVGLGIELPFEQGLNDWVELGIDFRYFFVRKTMFVKYAQGFVVLPGGYGTMDELFEALTLVQTRKVTQFPVVLMGTSYWGGLIDWLRTTMLGEGKISKEDLDLMMLTDDVDEAVNHIVNTSETAP, encoded by the coding sequence ATGAGCAACCGAGAACGCCACTCCGGAGCAGTGACCCTCCGCGGCTCGGTGACCCGGTCGAGCACCGCTGACCAGGCGTTGCTCGACTCGCGCGGCCGGCCCGACTGGAAGACCAAGGACGCGTGGCGGACGCTGCGCATCCTCAGCGAATTCGTCGAAGGCTTCGAGACGATGGCGGACCTGCCCCCGTCGGTCAGCGTCTTCGGATCCGCGCGCAGCGCAGAGAACAGCGCCGAATGCCGACTGGGCTACGAACTGGGCGGCGCACTCGCCCGCGCCGGTTATGCAGTCATCACCGGGGGCGGGCCCGGCGTGATGGAAGCGGCGAACAAAGGCGTCGCCGAAGCCGGCGGCCTGTCCGTCGGCCTCGGCATCGAGCTGCCGTTCGAGCAGGGCCTCAACGACTGGGTCGAACTGGGCATCGACTTCCGCTACTTCTTCGTGCGCAAGACCATGTTCGTGAAGTACGCCCAAGGCTTCGTCGTCCTCCCCGGCGGATACGGCACGATGGACGAACTGTTCGAGGCGCTCACCCTGGTCCAGACCCGGAAGGTGACACAGTTCCCGGTCGTGCTGATGGGGACGTCGTACTGGGGCGGTCTGATCGACTGGCTGCGTACGACGATGCTCGGCGAGGGGAAGATCAGCAAGGAGGACCTCGACCTCATGATGCTGACGGACGACGTCGACGAGGCCGTCAACCACATCGTGAACACCAGCGAAACCGCCCCCTAG